The following is a genomic window from Bombus fervidus isolate BK054 chromosome 15, iyBomFerv1, whole genome shotgun sequence.
ttctgcgTTGATTCTTGAGGATACGACACCACGCGATAATTAACGCCTGAGTTAATTAGTTCTATATTATCGACGGAAGCAACGTGCTTATTTCTTTGCATATAAATAGGAATTTTTTGAGTTTTGGAATCGTTTTCAAATGCCAAATACTTAATCGGCTGTTTCTCCAGTATCACTGCATTTCTGATACACTGATTGTTAGCGACTTGTATTTGAGACTCTTGTTCCTCCATGGGCAAGATCTTTAAATTCTGCACGCCTTTCAGTATACCAACATCAGCTATATCTTCTTGGCAGAATCGTCCATTCTGCACTGTTCTAGATTTCTCAATTTCAGGTACATTATTATAAGAATACTCTTGCATGTTGTTCACATCATTGCATTGATCTACTACCACATAGCAAACATGTTGATCGTTATGGTATTTTTTACCGTTTTCACATTTAGAAGGTTGCATAACCTTTCTTACTAATCCATTTTCACAAACCATTGGTTTCTTATGTATCTGTACGTGCTGCACTTCCGGTGTGcttgtttctttaaattcttgGCTATTATAATTGGAATTATCAGAATTTTTCGAGCACCGATACGCCTTATAATAATTTCCTGGCACTTCCTGGTAGTGTTTATAGAcagtacaattatttttcgatcTTTCATGCTGCAAAGGAACATTTTTCCGTATGATACAGACGTTCGACTTATCAGTCTTTCCATCTGCAATTATATTGTTTATGTATAAACAGTGTCCTATATTCCGCGAGTCTTTCTTCGTGAACATTACTGTTTTTTGTATTGGCGGATTTGTTCTGTTCGCTGAAATGTCATTCACATGAAGATTTTGCTGAGTTTGGTTGTGTTTAGACTCCATTGGCTTCGAGTAAGAATTCTTCGTGAAATGTATctcattgttaaaaatacttgGTGAATCTATTACGCAAGTTTGAACGTtcagatctttcatttttgtacTATCGAATAAGGTGTTTGCAGTCTTCGACTTTTGCGGCCTCTTTGAATCTTCATTCGATTCCGTTACCACGGATTGCGAAGTGAAAAGAACGTTCTGCTTCGGTGCAACGTCGAACAACATTTTCCGAGACTCTTTATTAATATGCATCGGTTCCTGGAATAGATTTAGCCGATTGTTATTATTCGTCACAACATTGTTACACCTTCGTAATATAGCAGGAATATGCTTCAAATTCTTCATTTTAACTTGCTGCATCATCTTAAAATTTTGTCTTTCCACATGTTTTTTTAATccattgtttaaaaaatgcacTGTTTGTCTACGTTGAGTTTTGTGTTTTATTAAACGTTTCTTATCAATAGAACTATTCTGAGATCCTGCTTCTGTTTGTGCAAATAAGAGAGGTTTATTCTTATCCTTTATCCTCTCACAatcaaattcatttatttcaaaatatttcataataccGTTCTCGCGTGCGGAATttgtagaataatttatttctaggGAAGTACGATTGCTTACATCTGTCGATTCATCCTCGTTAGATATGTTATTCTTTTCGTGTGACATTTCCGGTTCAAAACTGTTCTTTATTCCCGCATCCAGGGTGTTTGACGAAgacgaatgaaataataaattggacgtgttaatttcgtttttttttaaattcgtttCTGGTATTAAAAATAGGTTTTGTCTTTCTTGTAAACTGTCGTCATCCTTGTTACTTTTATTATCAATATGCCAATCTGGATTATCGATAGTTACAGATACTAAGTTCGCGTCTTGAGGATACCCAGAAGGACAATATGCAGTGTCTGGAGGAAAAGAATCATCCATCGAAGTACTCGGTGTACCGCATTCGTTCAAAATATTACCACGTTTAATCATATCTcgtaaacatttattttgaaatgattttgcataaatatttcttaatttttgtttcaccTTCGTTAGCGGATCTATAGAAGAAAGAAtatgagaaaaagaaaattgtaataattaaaaaatgtaaaataagatACCTGGTCCGAAACAGTCTGGAAAATTTTGTTCCTCAAAATTTTCTGAACAAACAACCCTGCATAATTCTTCGTATTTACTTAATGCAAAGTTTCGTAAATTATCAGAATcaatcgttttctttttttctgttgGTTTTTGAGGGAACTCTATGTGTCCttcattttctattcttcttcttctataaaaattatgtaattataataataatttaattcatttttcttttacaaaaaagaaaaaaaaataaaaagatctgATTCTTAAGTACTCTCTAAACTTACATCTTTGGTTGTTGTATATATCTTGTGTGAAAATATTCAACGAAAATTACCTGAGACTTACCCATCCACTTTACCCAAAATAGGACTGCTTTGGACACCAGGAGGAGTTGGTTGGAGAATATCTTTGATAGTAGAATCGAGTAGTAATTCTTTTTGAACCTCTATGTTGCCACTTTTAACTACAACGTCTctgtgaattaaaaaatacattcatTAGAGcgaaaataactttttatagTGTTTTTACTTACTCTGATTTCGAGTCATAACCATCCATTAATTTAAGCACGTCTCCCTGTAGACGCGCGTTGTTTAAATCGTTCAAAGCTGCTTTCGTTTGAactacaaataattataatatttaatcaattattttttttgataaaacgatatatatttatgaattatgagACGTACATCTTCGTATTTCTTTTCCCGCGGCACCATTTCTGTATATTCCAGCCAactagaataaaaaaaatcatattttttattattgatgTAAATAgtgttaatttttttaaatagcgtGTAATTCATGATATTTACAGGTCTCGGAAGAATTCTGTTGGACAGCCTTCTTGAATTTGGCGCCTTGTTCGATTTTCCATCgatcttcgtttctttatccTGAAAgagattgtaataaatataaaaatggatGAATGAAGGTAAATCAAGttttcaaatatacatatttctctaGTATGTCGACACACTGCAAAAGTTTAACGAAATTACTCAGCCAAAAGTTGAATGTCATCCTGTTCTGCTGAGAAATTGCgcgtatattattacgatttcagaaaatatttccGAACATTAATGATAACAAAGTTTGTTATTTAAactaaatatacaataatttatttattaaataatttatataatagttCTGACATGCTTCaagtattacaaaattaatagttattaaaatttgtatcgttGCAAGATGAATAACCATGTTAAATTATACAAGATTATACATTCATATTTCTTCGTGATATGTATAATGAAgttgaaaaatagaaagaatggcgccttttcttattttcatacTGTTCGATTTATCGATATATCTCATGAGATGCATAGCCttaacttaaaaattattctttattcgATTCTATGACAAagtattaatgtatatatttattttcatatatgtatgtatataaagtaGTCTACGAAACATTCTTTTCAAATCCccaaatattattcaatatctgttaataaaataagaggaaaatattgaaataactcataaaattttcaatgacATATGTCAATCACCTGACATAACCAAAATTGTCGTAGAATtagaaatatacttttatcggatataatattacatatatttctatatttgatttatagatgaaaataaataaaatatttaaggaaaaatatacaatttctaGTATTAAAATGTGATAATAGTATGCACAGATGTGTATATTGATACCTTCTTCGATTTGAATACTCTCTGATGCAGATCTGTCAAGTCCCTTTTacgtctcttctttttcttacgaATTTTCTGTTCTTCTCGAACACTTTTTCTTCGTCCATCGACAGATATGTCACTGGCCGCGATGTCATGCCTTGCTTTCCCCATTTTACGATAGGAGACAAGACGAATTGCGCCTTTCGAATGAGATTGACGAGCGTTTCAATGTTTGTTTACATTTCGTTACCTCGCTTCTTATGATGGTCCAAGTATCACGTGGAATGACAATATCGACATACTTTGTCTCGTTCTCAGACGATAACACTATCCTGCGATTAACCGAGCGATGTCTAATATTATCGACTCAGAAATCagttttaaataatctttttttgCAGTACGTTAAACGTACTTTATAATCGGAAATAAGcttaaaatgtatatcgaaATAGATTTAGATTTGCTAAAGATAAGAAATTGTTTAACTTACATAAATTTGCATCTGACTTAACTtcatgatatttttaaaataaaaatattggaaagtacaaattctttaaagaaagaaagagatggCAAatactgtgaatttttatttacacatCCATTACtgctgaaaataaaattgaataacaatttttaaaatttaacgaatgtgtaatataatgtaatagctTCCAAATTTCAGAGAAACGTAATGTAATGTATGAGTCAGATTAGTTTTGGTTCGAATAAAGATAGGTTTAATAAAAAGTGTCTCATAAACAAATGAACAACGACATGACGCAAAAGGTCTAAAGGAAACGTCGATAGGACATTTAGTCTTTTGTTGACATGCGTATCGTGAGGTGTTGATTAGCGTGTAATATTCACTATTATTAGTGGATagttgttttataatattattttcaatggtTATTctgtaaaagaatattttatcgtcTGTTTTTAAATCACtggaaatattgttaaatattttaagtgtcctatatacataaatacagGCAAGTAaacatattctttttaatgtGAAGGGTAAGGGGAAAAACAAGAATGTCCATTATGTCACAAGAttagaattaaaaagttttattgCGAAAATAATTAAGCttcaacgaataaaattcatttaggCTATTTTAGCCTATTAGAAAAGGAACAACATTTAATAAATCCATTTGTATCGTTCATAAAATGAAGTTTATACCTTAGTCATCATAAAAAAGaacgattaataaaatattcataatttttatcgatattttgttctggtataaaataaacattccCTATTTGCAACCAATACACCAAACctttaatactacatatcttATAGAGATATTTTGAACATTATAATCGTTGTCATTTGATAGGTTTTCAATCCTAGTTTTTACAAAcaaaatatgttataagatGGGAAATCACGAAGAATGGACGtttctcgttctttttccTTACCCTTCACATGATACATTCAAATACTGCTGAAGTCAAGTGTCAGTACATAGATCAAGTTTTTTCGAAATtacagatattaattattatattaaaaagttattctaacataaatgttaataagtagagagaaattgattttctggcgagtgaaatattttagaaagaattatttttatgtatattaaaacaCTCAATTGATCCATTTGTGTCGACTCCATATTAGTTCTGTCCGAATTCGATTTGGAAATGTACGCGTCGTGGAATCTTGTGATATTTTTGGTTTAATTAGTGGCTTTACGagtgttaataatattaatgatcGTTGTGTTACGAATATTTATGTGCTTCGAGTTAGTGATGATAATAATCAGACGTGTTGACAGCTTACTACAGCATTTCCTACCT
Proteins encoded in this region:
- the LOC139994768 gene encoding uncharacterized protein isoform X1 gives rise to the protein MGKARHDIAASDISVDGRRKSVREEQKIRKKKKRRKRDLTDLHQRVFKSKKDKETKIDGKSNKAPNSRRLSNRILPRPLAGIYRNGAAGKEIRRFQTKAALNDLNNARLQGDVLKLMDGYDSKSEDVVVKSGNIEVQKELLLDSTIKDILQPTPPGVQSSPILGKVDGRRRIENEGHIEFPQKPTEKKKTIDSDNLRNFALSKYEELCRVVCSENFEEQNFPDCFGPDPLTKVKQKLRNIYAKSFQNKCLRDMIKRGNILNECGTPSTSMDDSFPPDTAYCPSGYPQDANLVSVTIDNPDWHIDNKSNKDDDSLQERQNLFLIPETNLKKNEINTSNLLFHSSSSNTLDAGIKNSFEPEMSHEKNNISNEDESTDVSNRTSLEINYSTNSARENGIMKYFEINEFDCERIKDKNKPLLFAQTEAGSQNSSIDKKRLIKHKTQRRQTVHFLNNGLKKHVERQNFKMMQQVKMKNLKHIPAILRRCNNVVTNNNNRLNLFQEPMHINKESRKMLFDVAPKQNVLFTSQSVVTESNEDSKRPQKSKTANTLFDSTKMKDLNVQTCVIDSPSIFNNEIHFTKNSYSKPMESKHNQTQQNLHVNDISANRTNPPIQKTVMFTKKDSRNIGHCLYINNIIADGKTDKSNVCIIRKNVPLQHERSKNNCTVYKHYQEVPGNYYKAYRCSKNSDNSNYNSQEFKETSTPEVQHVQIHKKPMVCENGLVRKVMQPSKCENGKKYHNDQHVCYVVVDQCNDVNNMQEYSYNNVPEIEKSRTVQNGRFCQEDIADVGILKGVQNLKILPMEEQESQIQVANNQCIRNAVILEKQPIKYLAFENDSKTQKIPIYMQRNKHVASVDNIELINSGVNYRVVSYPQESTQKIIFVPTCEQNKVVYVKQQNLPHSNVTFEECSHPRKVVMCRPEVQYVKESSNVCEVHLPKQNVVEIGKPDRDTIVTNLQKANNMKSSRRGGVNREGLHSRPNHEHDACVRNQTIFYQK
- the LOC139994768 gene encoding uncharacterized protein isoform X2, with amino-acid sequence MGKARHDIAASDISVDGRRKSVREEQKIRKKKKRRKRDLTDLHQRVFKSKKDKETKIDGKSNKAPNSRRLSNRILPRPLAGIYRNGAAGKEIRRFQTKAALNDLNNARLQGDVLKLMDGYDSKSEDVVVKSGNIEVQKELLLDSTIKDILQPTPPGVQSSPILGKVDGRRIENEGHIEFPQKPTEKKKTIDSDNLRNFALSKYEELCRVVCSENFEEQNFPDCFGPDPLTKVKQKLRNIYAKSFQNKCLRDMIKRGNILNECGTPSTSMDDSFPPDTAYCPSGYPQDANLVSVTIDNPDWHIDNKSNKDDDSLQERQNLFLIPETNLKKNEINTSNLLFHSSSSNTLDAGIKNSFEPEMSHEKNNISNEDESTDVSNRTSLEINYSTNSARENGIMKYFEINEFDCERIKDKNKPLLFAQTEAGSQNSSIDKKRLIKHKTQRRQTVHFLNNGLKKHVERQNFKMMQQVKMKNLKHIPAILRRCNNVVTNNNNRLNLFQEPMHINKESRKMLFDVAPKQNVLFTSQSVVTESNEDSKRPQKSKTANTLFDSTKMKDLNVQTCVIDSPSIFNNEIHFTKNSYSKPMESKHNQTQQNLHVNDISANRTNPPIQKTVMFTKKDSRNIGHCLYINNIIADGKTDKSNVCIIRKNVPLQHERSKNNCTVYKHYQEVPGNYYKAYRCSKNSDNSNYNSQEFKETSTPEVQHVQIHKKPMVCENGLVRKVMQPSKCENGKKYHNDQHVCYVVVDQCNDVNNMQEYSYNNVPEIEKSRTVQNGRFCQEDIADVGILKGVQNLKILPMEEQESQIQVANNQCIRNAVILEKQPIKYLAFENDSKTQKIPIYMQRNKHVASVDNIELINSGVNYRVVSYPQESTQKIIFVPTCEQNKVVYVKQQNLPHSNVTFEECSHPRKVVMCRPEVQYVKESSNVCEVHLPKQNVVEIGKPDRDTIVTNLQKANNMKSSRRGGVNREGLHSRPNHEHDACVRNQTIFYQK